One part of the Populus alba chromosome 18, ASM523922v2, whole genome shotgun sequence genome encodes these proteins:
- the LOC118056669 gene encoding probable polygalacturonase has product MVETIASPLTSRFNYQRLDLKRCVPAFLSSHKILFTLLWIAAFASVFLWQRNAVRGGFAAFWLGPVRPIPKLRPVAFNLTDFGGVGDGVTLNTEAFERAVSAISKLARRGGGQLNVPPGKWLTAPFNLTSHMTLFLAEDAVILGIQDEKYWPLMPPLPSYGYGREHPGPRYGSLIHGQNLRDIVITGHNGTIDGQGQTWWKKYRQKLLNHTRGPLVQIMWSSDIVFMNITLRNSPFWTLHPYDCKNVTIRNVTILAPIFEAPNTDGIDPDSCEDMVIEDCYISVGDDAIAIKSGWDQYGIAYGRPSTNILIRNLVVRSMVSAGISIGSEMSGGVSSVTVENLLVWSSRRAVRIKTAPGRGAYVRNITYRNLTFDDVRVGIVIKTDYNEHPDEGYDPKAVPTLQDISFSGIHGQGVRVPVRMHGSEEIPVRNVTFQDMSVGLTYKKKHIFQCAFVQGRVIGTIFPAPCENLDRYDEQGKLVKLSVSQNISDIDYDF; this is encoded by the exons ATGGTAGAGACTATTGCATCTCCACTCACCAGTCGTTTCAATTACCAGAGGCTTGACCTTAAACGCTGCGTTCCTGCTTTTTTGTCTTCTCACAAAATTCTCTTCACTCTCCTTTGGATCGCTGCCTTCGCCTCCGTCTTTCTATGGCAACGCAATGCCGTCCGTGGTGGTTTTGCCGCTTTCTGGCTTGGACCCGTCCGCCCCATCCCCAAACTGCGTCCTGTGGCTTTCAATTTGACCGATTTTGGCGGCGTCGGTGATGGCGTTACTCTAAATACCGAGGCTTTTGAGAGGGCAGTTTCGGCAATTTCGAAATTGGCCAGGAGAGGTGGTGGCCAGCTTAATGTGCCTCCTGGGAAATGGTTAACGGCACCGTTTAATTTGACTAGTCATATGACTCTGTTTCTTGCTGAGGATGCTGTTATACTTGGAATCCAG GATGAGAAGTATTGGCCTTTAATGCCTCCATTGCCTTCATATGGGTATGGGAGAGAGCATCCTGGACCTCGGTATGGAAGTTTAATCCACGGTCAAAACCTCAGAGATATTGTTATAACAG GACACAATGGTACCATAGATGGACAGGGTCAAACATGGTGGAAGAAGTATCGCCAAAAGCTTCTCAACCACACTAGGGGTCCCCTTGTGCAGATAATGTGGTCAAGTGACATTGTGTTTATGAACATAACACTACGCAATTCCCCATTTTGGACACTTCATCCATATGACTGCAAGAATGTAACAATTAGGAATGTTACAATTCTGGCTCCCATTTTTGAAGCCCCAAATACTGATGGAATTGATCCTG ATTCATGTGAGGATATGGTAATTGAAGACTGTTACATAAGTGTGGGGGATGATGCAATTGCAATAAAGAGTGGATGGGATCAGTATGGAATTGCATATGGACGACCTTCAACGAATATTCTCATCCGTAATCTTGTAGTTCGCTCTATGGTCAG TGCCGGCATATCAATTGGCAGTGAGATGTCAGGTGGGGTATCAAGTGTTACCGTGGAGAATCTCCTTGTGTGGAGCTCAAGGCGTGCAGTTCGGATCAAGACTGCCCCTGGAAGAGGTGCATATGTTCGAAATATAACCTACAGGAACCTGACATTTGACGATGTAAGAGTTGGAATTGTTATCAAGACAGACTACAATGAACATCCTGATGAGGGTTATGATCCAAAGGCTGTTCCAACACTCCAGGACATAAGTTTCAGTGGAATCCATGGCCAAGGAGTTCGTGTGCCTGTTCGCATGCATGGGAGTGAAGAAATCCCAGTTAGGAATGTGACTTTTCAAGATATGTCGGTGGGGTTAACTTACAAAAAAAAGCATATTTTCCAGTGCGCCTTTGTTCAAGGTCGTGTTATAGGGACGATCTTCCCTGCTCCATGTGAAAACCTTGATCGATATGATGAGCAAGGAAAGCTGGTTAAGCTCTCTGTCTCCCAAAACATATCAGACATAGATTATGATTTTTGA